From the Phyllopteryx taeniolatus isolate TA_2022b chromosome 20, UOR_Ptae_1.2, whole genome shotgun sequence genome, one window contains:
- the rab18a gene encoding ras-related protein Rab-18a, with translation MEEDILTTLKILIIGESGVGKSSLLLRFTDDTFDPEQTATIGVDFKVKTISVDGNKAKLAIWDTAGQERFRTLTPSYYRGAQGVILVYDVTRRETFTKLENWLNELETYCTRNDLVKMLVGNKIDKENHELDRAEGLKFARKHSMLFIEASAKTRDGVQCAFEELVEKIIQSPGLWQSESHGRAVQLTDEDAGGASCGGYCSLF, from the exons ATGGAAGAAGACATACTGACAACGTTAAAAATACTAATCATCGGAGAAAGTGGGGTCGGAAAGTCCAG CCTCCTCCTAAGATTCACGGATGACACATTTGACCCGGAGCAAACAGCCACAATAG GTGTTGATTTCAAAGTGAAGACCATCAGTGTAGATGGTAATAAGGCAAAGCTGGCTATATGG GACACTGCTGGACAGGAGCGTTTCAGAACCCTGACACCTAGTTACTACCGTGGTGCACAGGGAGTCATCCTAG TGTACGATGTCACGAGGCGAGAAACTTTTACCAAACTGGAAAACTGGCTCAATGAGCTGGAGACATATTGTACAAGGAATGACCTTGTGAAAATGCTCGTTGGAAACAAAATAGATAAG GAAAACCACGAGCTTGACAGGGCCGAAGGCCTGAAGTTTGCAAGAAAACATTCCATGCTTTTTATAG AGGCGAGTGCAAAGACCCGCGATGGCGTTCAGTGTGCGTTTGAGGAGCTAGTAGAGAAGATCATCCAGAGTCCAGGATTATGGCAGAGTGAGAGCCACGGCAGAGCAGTCCAGCTCACCGATGAGGACGCGGGAGGTGCCAGCTGCGGTGGATACTGCTCGCTGTTCTAA